Proteins from one Hoplias malabaricus isolate fHopMal1 chromosome 2, fHopMal1.hap1, whole genome shotgun sequence genomic window:
- the LOC136686543 gene encoding zinc finger protein ZFP2-like, with protein MLKPGEIKREDMECGSSSSQETFLSAVYTNPSGGHTQNNTDKVKTSDCAECGKSFTQNYFKQHQRIHTGEKPYQCSECGQRFTRQGNLQTHQRIHTGEKPYPCLECGHHFGQQSTLQEHQRIHTGEKPYQCSECGRSFTHQSSLKRHERIHTGEKPYSCSECGQSFTRRRNLQIHQHVHTGEKPYHCTECGQSFTELRSLQEHQRIHTGEKPYQCSECGKSFTQLKNLQRHHHIHTGEKPYQCSECGKSFNNQSNLKGHLRIHTGEKPYQCLECGKSFNDHSSLKGHQRIHTGEKPYSCSVCGKCFTQLGHVQIHHRIHTGEKPYQCSECDRSFTTRSSLVRHQRTHTGEKPYLCSLWEVFYYTE; from the coding sequence atgtTGAAACCAGGAGAGATTAAACGCGAGGATATGGAGTGCGGAAGCTCCAGTTCTCAGGAAACATTTTTGAGTGCTGTTTACACTAACCCATCTGGCGGGCACACACAGAATAATACAGACAAAGTTAAAACTTCTGACTGCgcagagtgtggaaagagttttactcaGAATTATTTCAAACaacatcagcgcattcacacaggagagaaaccatatcagtgctcagagtgtggacaAAGATTTACTCGACAGggtaatctccaaacacaccagcgtattcacacaggagagaaaccatatcccTGTCTAGAGTGTGGACATCATTTTGGTCAACAGAGTACTCTCCaagaacaccagcgcattcacacaggagagaaaccgtatcagtgctcagagtgtgggaggagttttacACATCAAAGCTCTCTTAAAAGACAtgagcgcattcacacaggagagaaaccgtattctTGTTCCGAATGTGGGCAAAGTTTTACTAGACGGAGAAATCTTCAAATACACCAGCACgtccacacaggagagaaaccgtatcactgtacagagtgtggacagagtttTACTGAACTCCGTAGTCTGCAAGAACAccaacgcattcacacaggagagaaaccgtatcagtgctcagaatgtgggaagagttttactcaactgAAAAATCTGCAACGCCACCAccacattcacactggagagaaaccgtatcagtgctcggagtgtgggaagagctttAATAATCAGAGTAATCTCAAAGGTCATCtacgcattcacacaggagagaaaccctatCAGTGTTTagagtgtggaaagagttttaatGATCACAGTTCTCTCAAgggacaccagcgcattcacactggagagaaaccgtattcctGTTCGGTGTGTGGGAAGTGCTTTACTCAACTTGGTCATGTGCAAATACATcatcgcattcacacaggagagaagccgtaccagtgctcagagtgtgacAGGAGTTTTACTACACGGAGTAGTCTCGTAAGACACCAGCGcactcacactggagagaaaccgtatctgTGCTCATTGTGGGAAGTGTTTTACTACACCGAATAA